One Xiphophorus maculatus strain JP 163 A chromosome 15, X_maculatus-5.0-male, whole genome shotgun sequence genomic window, CACACCGTTAGTGAttcataaacaacaaataaaaaaaagaaagtaaagtgAGTATTGTGTGCTGCACATGTTATCTTTGTGTCCATgttgaatgtgtttttgcatacTCTCAAACATAAGTACTGTACTGCAGCTCATACTAGTGAGCCGGCTTGGCTTGTTTTCCCTTCTGTTCCGCCGGGGCAGAAAAGCGTTGCTGATGAAATGATATAAACTaaccagcaaaaaaagaaaaaaattatatatcaTGCATTTGTCACTGGTCACTTAACAGATTTGTATCAAGTATGTTTTGTGGATGTTACCGCATGCCATTTCATGTCCTTTATTTCccctctgttttgtttatcaattactttattaaaaaatacattggtctgaaatggatgttttttattatcattattattattgtttttaaatgtttcctggatttctttttcagtttttctcttggACAACAGTGTATTTATGAAACCCTGTCAGCATGAAGCCTGAGATTTCAGTAATTATCTGAAATGACACTGTGCTGGTATGTATCCAGCTGagagttattttgtgtttcagtgaaGGACTTTAGAGTAATCACAGAACtacaatttcattttatttgcataaatctTTATTCATTGCctttggggggaaaaataatCCACAATTTCCTTCCGGTCATGGAGcggattatttttcttcacctgGTAAAACAAGGAGAAGCATTAAGTCTTAATTCGTTTGAATTTATGTGGAAAGAGCGACATCTACTGTATGTAAGGAGGACATAACAAGCAGACAGATGGAGAATCTGAggtttaaaatcagtttaaaaggttacaggaaaaaaaaggcagatttaATGGTTACCTGTTTGCCCCACTGGCATGCTGCTCGCCTTCTCTGCTCCTAATGTTTGTTTCAGTGACTCCAGAGTGTGAGAAGGGACCTGATCTGAGTTGGACTCCAAGTATTTAAGCACGTAGAGGTCTGCGTTGGTCAGAATGAAGCGGTGGCCGAAAGCTGGTAAACAGTAAGCTCTGTATTAATGTCTTGTAACTGACTTACTGAACAGCGCTCATGATCCATGTATGATATCTTTATAGCACAGTTATAGCAAGACTTGTAAAATTTTCATAACAATCTTTCAGGACTGAAATTAGGATTACCCTCCACAGTGGCTCCAATAACCAAGTCTGCAGGCGTGTAGTACACAGGATTATCCACAGCGGAGCCTGGCTTGGGAATGTGGCAGCTTTCCAGAAACTTCCCACTAATAACGCCAGAGTTGCGCCTTGGCGTTTCATAAATACTGATCATGTCAGTGTCCAGGTGGTAGGACAGTATAAAACGCCGGTCTCTATCTTCAGGGTATGGGGATTCCTGAGGGACAGTGAAGGAAAACTTAAGTCTGGAGGGACTGAAGCATTAAGTGTCTCCTTAATGTACCATAGCAAGTAAGCGTAGTTTACTATTTGATTTACAGTGCCAGTCAGAATATTACATACgaacattttgaacattaaTTTCATAATTGATTGAGGTTTTAACTGTGCCTTTCTACCATTCTTTTTCCAGgttaaaataattatatgaCAAACGGCTTCAATGAAACAAAGTTGCGCATTTAATTAAGCTGACTACAAAATTTCTCTAATCCACAAAAGGTTAAAATTCCAGAAATTAATGGTAGCCTacttaaaatcagttttacacCATTGTCTTGCTGAAACTCTCAGGTGTGTTAAAGTTTATGAATATGAACACAGCTACAAAATATGAGTACAGTTTCTTTGACTTGCTAAAGCAAATTTACGAAAATATTAGTGAAGGTTTGAGGCTTTCTATTATTTCAAACCTGTAAATATTCCACTCTGATAAACAGAAGAACACATTGTTcattaaaagtctgaaattaaCGGGACAATAATGTGAATGACAAGCGAATGTAAAACTCTGAGCAGCACTGTATGTTTAGTTGGTACTACTGCCGCAGAGTTTATTATCCATCAGTGGTAACTCACCAGCTTGGCAATGTAGCGaagcattttgttgctgtttacTAATCTCTTCATTATATTATGTTTGGGAGGCTCAggaactaaagaaaaacaattttggaGAGAGTCTTCAAGAGAGCCAAATCCGTTGTAGGGTGGAATCACCTGTGtctttggatgaaaacaaacacactttaaCATTAGATAATCTAAAAGGTGTATGATCTATGATGAGCAACAGAAGGTAGATTTTATGAAGCAGGGGGAGTTTTTGCAAATCAGCAAAGCCATACCTTCTTTGATGTATCTTCCATCTTTGGTATCTCTACAGCTTTCATCTCCATGTCTGGGTAATTCTTCTGGTAATATTCTCTAGTGAAGCCGTCGCAGTCGTACAAAAAGAAGTTATGGCTCAGGAGCTTCACCTTTTGACCCAGCTGAAAGTCTTTGGGGGAATAGTACTCCTCTACAAGGTCCTTGCAGATCTCCATCACAATGCTAGGGAAGGTCTCTTAAAAGAGTGGAATTTAAtcatgtattttcattttatgtagTAATCTGTTGtttgagcattttttaaaaataaagtatgaaaatatttcagcataaaatcaagaaatatttactgtacatatatCAATAGCTACATAGTTGCTTACACATCTTAAAGCATCTTACCTTCTTTGACTTTCTTAGGTATCTTTTGTCGGCTCAGGAAAAGAGGGAAAGGATCGCGGCCACTGTTGCGTTGATGAACCTCTCTTACATCCACAGTGTCGTCTACCAGGTAATAGTGAATGATAACAGGCCAGGTATGACTCTGATAAGCATCACATTCGACCCACTGACCGTAGAATCGGAGCACCTGACCATAAATCAAAACAGGGAGTTAAGATacaatgaattaattaaacagttaattaatattatattaatgCCTTCTAAAAAAATGAAGTAGTTGCACTCAAAATTCATGCTTGCCATTCAAAGATGGAGAACTCTATCACTATTCAGGATTTGAATTCAAGAATTCCGCTTTGAAAGACGGAAGTGTTTTATAGACTGATTTATAGaaaggatcatcggggccccccttccctccattcaggacatttcatcccagcgctgcat contains:
- the efhc1 gene encoding EF-hand domain-containing protein 1, translating into MSAEWNNGLPFIPGYTFRDLSKTAFHRSQTLGYKNGFILPRRPSVVIGKEVLASEPLTHHDIDKLCFEAPCTVYDKPQYEEFIPAHVALDKKVLRFYGYFLEEILNSPAENYRVRSVTIYYYLEDDSMCIIEPSVENSGLPQGKRIKRQRLPKNEYGNYYNWKDLNLAMDLEVYGSKYRITDCDLFTKEFMESEGIILKEPEKIPEDHYSKRRSIKPILEHVNTSPAKFEKLYRFLHMDSKVLRFYGQWVECDAYQSHTWPVIIHYYLVDDTVDVREVHQRNSGRDPFPLFLSRQKIPKKVKEETFPSIVMEICKDLVEEYYSPKDFQLGQKVKLLSHNFFLYDCDGFTREYYQKNYPDMEMKAVEIPKMEDTSKKTQVIPPYNGFGSLEDSLQNCFSLVPEPPKHNIMKRLVNSNKMLRYIAKLESPYPEDRDRRFILSYHLDTDMISIYETPRRNSGVISGKFLESCHIPKPGSAVDNPVYYTPADLVIGATVEAFGHRFILTNADLYVLKYLESNSDQVPSHTLESLKQTLGAEKASSMPVGQTGEEK